From Styela clava chromosome 6, kaStyClav1.hap1.2, whole genome shotgun sequence, one genomic window encodes:
- the LOC120331394 gene encoding uncharacterized protein LOC120331394 isoform X2: MGKKTRILDIKKSKKTHKDATKEKVTKNKEIDSKATTSVSESLNLSDSIDVTNHECEGLQSSIHERNQDSRLSQDTVLSNKTTSSNSTSVALDTIPNTEAVNDAGNIKNIEGKEQKKQSSFQVFVRIRPLDDTAPDTITTRLRSLTVENDNQLQLCTRPSKAKESNGTKHLFTFAHVFPESTPQREVFEVSAQSLVNAVLTGHRACVVSYGIPNTGKSYTLYGKATSGKHRGIIMRTMESMLNIVNNDTAENTSYDITTSFLQLYNEKFYDLLDPSKSDGLKIQENGDMTSIEGSTQITVKTADDVSKQLRRSPNRMRDAGSRSHTIFTVRIRKEEMMTAGDNDDAAEESVKVTEGEMRFVDLVGVERSVKHATYESPAVGSAEAKTVKSLQLFANLVVSLANDKNAVVGYRDSKLTRLLRNALGGDCTTRMIVTTSPCPNLAHETLSCLQFAQKACQVINHPLPRVDIVNRRKKTDTPESPDPKNEEKLEQNKKLSHLSSTPSSSPCNKLPPIHTSPDERRLSVSAEGLIQTTQEETFKTNSSRPGSATSSDIYKHREHGSPLSRSTTPSSGVFSSPSPSNDRKNLTPDGLLYMQVKSPEAGNKVLSLPVLSSSGTGQIITHQTGQNTKSNERLATKTSPGEVNSRRASRRQKPHEKLAKKLSGGTPQTDFASTIQPAAEHIINGEIGFVNVQSSPANRKVSLTNSKEPEVAMVQVLGQMAPEREKSCCVVCKSREEKIKADYDRMILFSKKDRDDKHAKIEELHQEIKKLKNETASMNTIRALEEERSQDKIAKEIQGKEIVRLESLVETLKLKLLGMVNSSEVTTLQDLRRKDHQTIDKLKSEIDTIKLQMKEESEKHKREIINKNETIKRVEREMNQLRKEVTDKEKALLEVKKQHEERVVVASVELQKIQARHESIINEFTLKLANSAKEITKLKESETKMFKQRQDERDNLERELALAKQNASHAQAELKIAQGKIISLEREQRMTKSSGFNPMTSSRHSLRRNMDFRDTGTAMSNSPDLERDGACVSCGRQLNRQDFSTDINRDEELRILLLQDARNREVLIQLKRERNLLCDVMKIMYCRQWFLDEAEPHVKRTLRRVGIDTRSLGTLRKKI, translated from the exons GAAAACACATAAAGACGCAACGAAAGAGAAAGTGACaaaaaacaaagaaatcgaTTCCAAAGCAACAACTTCGGTTTCCGAATCGCTCAACTTGAGTGATTCAATTGACGTCACAAATCATGAATGTGAAGG ATTACAATCATCAATACATGAAAGAAATCAAGATAGCAGGCTTTCACAAGACACCGTGTTATCAAACAAAACAACCAGTTCGAATTCAACATCAGTAGCGTTGGATACAATTCCGAACACAGAGGCAGTCAACGATGCTGGAAATATAAAGAATATAGAAGGAAAAGAACAGAAGAAGCAATCGTCGTTTCAGGTGTTCGTCAGAATCCGTCCATTGGATGATACAGCACCAG ATACGATTACAACACGGCTCAGAAGTTTAACAGTTGAAAATGATAACCAACTACAATTATGTACAAGACCAAGTAAAGCAAAAGAAAGT AATGGTACGAAGCACCTCTTCACCTTTGCTCATGTGTTTCCAGAGAGCACTCCACAAAGAGAAGTTTTCGAAGTATCGGCTCAATCGCTTGTCAATGCTGTTTTAACA GGTCACCGAGCATGTGTTGTTTCGTATGGAATACCAAACACAGGAAAAAGTTACACATTGTATGGCAAAGCAACAAGTGGAAAACATAGAGGAATTATCATGCGAACGATGGAATCCATGTTGAACA TTGTGAACAATGACACAGCTGAAAACACCTCTTATGACATCACAACATCATTTCTCCAACTGTACAACGAGAAATTCTATGATCTCCTG GATCCATCGAAATCAGATGGACTCAAGATTCAAGAGAATGGAGATATGACATCGATTGAAGGATCTACTCAAATAACAGTCAAAACAGCTGATGACGTCAGCAAGCAGTTAAGAAGAAGTCCAAACAGAA tGAGAGATGCTGGGAGTCGAAGTCATACCATATTCACTGTAAGAATAAGAAAAGAAGAAATGATGACAGCGGGAGATAACGATGATGCAGCGGAAGAAAGTGTCAAAGTAACTGAAGGAGAAATGAGATTCGTTGACTTGGTCGGAGTTGAAAGG TCTGTGAAGCATGCTACGTACGAGTCACCGGCAGTCGGAAGCGCTGaggcaaaaacagtgaaatcaCTACAGCTATTCGCGAATTTAGTCGTATCACTTGCAAACGATAAAAATGCAGTAGTTGGATACAG AGACTCGAAGTTAACAAGATTATTGCGCAACGCCCTTGGTGGAGACTGCACAACGAGAATGATTGTGACAACTTCGCCGTGTCCTAATCTAGCTCACGAAACGCTCAGTTGTCTGCAATTTGCTCAGAAAGCGTGTCAAGTCATCAATCACCCGTTACCAAGAGTCGATATTGTAAACAGGAGAAAG AAAACTGATACACCGGAATCACCAGATcccaaaaatgaagaaaaacttgaacaaaataaaaaactatccCATCTATCATCAACACCAAGTTCGTCACCTTGCAATAAACTTCCTCCGATTCACACAAGTCCCGACGAACGTCGACTGAGCGTGAGTGCGGAAGGTTTAATTCAAACTACACAGGAGGAAACGTTCAAGACAAATTCATCGAGGCCGGGTAGCGCGACATCTTCTGACATTTACAAACATCGGGAACATGGTTCGCCCCTGAGCAGATCCACTACTCCTTCTTCTGGAGTATTTTCATCTCCTTCGCCATCTAACGACAGAAAAAATTTGACACCGGATGGCCTACTTTATATGCAAGTAAAGTCACCTGAAGCAGGGAACAAAGTACTGTCTCTACCTGTTTTGAGTTCGTCTGGAACTGGACAAATAATCACACATCAGACTGGACAGAATACTAAATCTAACGAG cGTCTTGCAACAAAGACGTCCCCGGGTGAAGTGAATAGCAGACGTGCGAGTCGACGACAGAAACCACACGAGAAACTAGCTAAGAAACTTTCGGGTGGAACCCCGCAAACCGACTTTGCATCTACAATACAACCAGCTGCAGAACATATAATCAACGGAGAAATTGGATTTGTGAATGTGCAGTCAAGCCCGGCAAACCGTAAGGTTTCATTGACAAATTCCAAAGAACCAGAAGTTGCCATGGTACAAGTGTTGGGTCAAATGGCTCCTGAACGAGAAAAATCTTGTTGCGTGGTTTGCAAAAGTCGAGAAGAAAAGATCAAAGCAGATTACGACAGAATGATTTTGTTCTCTAAAAAAGACAGa GATGACAAGCACGCAAAAATAGAAGAATTGCATCAAGAaattaaaaagttaaaaaatgaAACAGCTTCTATGAATACAATAAGAGCGCTGGAGGAAGAGAGGTCACAAGATAAAATTGCAAAA GAAATTCAAGGCAAGGAGATTGTCCGTCTTGAAAGTCTCGTCGAAACATTGAAATTGAAACTGTTGGGAATGGTAAACAGCAGCGAAGTTACAACATTGCAAGATTTGAGAAGAAAAGATCATCAAACTATT gATAAATTGAAAAGCGAAATTGATACAATCAAGCTCCAAATGAAAGAAGAATCAGAGAAACACAAGAgagaaattataaataaaaacgaaacaaTTAAAAGGGTGGAACGAGAAATGAACCAACTTCGAAAAGAAGTAACAGATAAA GAAAAAGCGTTGCTGGAGGTCAAAAAACAACACGAAGAAAGGGTAGTTGTTGCATCAGTAGAATTGCAGAAAATACAGGCTCGACATGAATCAATTATTAATGAATTTACTTTAAAACTTGCCAACTCTGCAAAGGAAATAACTAAATTGAAAGAGTCGGAAACTAAGATGTTTAAACAAAGACAAGATGAACGA GATAACTTGGAGCGTGAACTTGCACTCGCGAAACAAAACGCATCACACGCACAAGCAGAATTGAAAATTGCACAAGGAAAAATAATTTCACTCGAAAGAGAACAAAGAATGACAAAATCTTCAGGATTCAACCCAATGACAAGTTCAAGGCATTCTCTGAGAAGAAATATGGATTTCAGAGACACAGGAACAGCCATGTCAAATTCCCCGGATTTAGAAAGAG ATGGAGCATGCGTAAGTTGCGGACGACAGTTGAATCGTCAAGACTTCTCTACCGATATCAACAGAGATGAAGAATTACGTATATTGTTGCTGCAAGATGCAAGGAACAGAGAAGTTCTGATTCAATT AAAACGAGAAAGAAATCTTTTATGCGACGTTATGAAGATAATGTATTGTCGTCAGTGGTTTTTAGACGAAGCAGAGCCACATGTGAAACGAACTTTAAGAAGAGTTGGCATCGATACCAGATCTCTCGGCACTTTGAGGAAAAAAATCTGA
- the LOC120331394 gene encoding uncharacterized protein LOC120331394 isoform X1 translates to MNRQDNVDEYIGKRKMFSRNMESVNEISAIPLTRGERNYFPDGVLRSLNLHTPSVVRRPQFNYKFTSNCRRFDKSDNKSQEFVNHSENELKFCSDNTNGVNSYSNRREKKERFSLRMAATAGASGVSSTNLGPVVPRRPSNNGNITFYRESEKWLFEEDSCHEIIKSMLNTSDIYENIMQKRKTHKDATKEKVTKNKEIDSKATTSVSESLNLSDSIDVTNHECEGLQSSIHERNQDSRLSQDTVLSNKTTSSNSTSVALDTIPNTEAVNDAGNIKNIEGKEQKKQSSFQVFVRIRPLDDTAPDTITTRLRSLTVENDNQLQLCTRPSKAKESNGTKHLFTFAHVFPESTPQREVFEVSAQSLVNAVLTGHRACVVSYGIPNTGKSYTLYGKATSGKHRGIIMRTMESMLNIVNNDTAENTSYDITTSFLQLYNEKFYDLLDPSKSDGLKIQENGDMTSIEGSTQITVKTADDVSKQLRRSPNRMRDAGSRSHTIFTVRIRKEEMMTAGDNDDAAEESVKVTEGEMRFVDLVGVERSVKHATYESPAVGSAEAKTVKSLQLFANLVVSLANDKNAVVGYRDSKLTRLLRNALGGDCTTRMIVTTSPCPNLAHETLSCLQFAQKACQVINHPLPRVDIVNRRKKTDTPESPDPKNEEKLEQNKKLSHLSSTPSSSPCNKLPPIHTSPDERRLSVSAEGLIQTTQEETFKTNSSRPGSATSSDIYKHREHGSPLSRSTTPSSGVFSSPSPSNDRKNLTPDGLLYMQVKSPEAGNKVLSLPVLSSSGTGQIITHQTGQNTKSNERLATKTSPGEVNSRRASRRQKPHEKLAKKLSGGTPQTDFASTIQPAAEHIINGEIGFVNVQSSPANRKVSLTNSKEPEVAMVQVLGQMAPEREKSCCVVCKSREEKIKADYDRMILFSKKDRDDKHAKIEELHQEIKKLKNETASMNTIRALEEERSQDKIAKEIQGKEIVRLESLVETLKLKLLGMVNSSEVTTLQDLRRKDHQTIDKLKSEIDTIKLQMKEESEKHKREIINKNETIKRVEREMNQLRKEVTDKEKALLEVKKQHEERVVVASVELQKIQARHESIINEFTLKLANSAKEITKLKESETKMFKQRQDERDNLERELALAKQNASHAQAELKIAQGKIISLEREQRMTKSSGFNPMTSSRHSLRRNMDFRDTGTAMSNSPDLERDGACVSCGRQLNRQDFSTDINRDEELRILLLQDARNREVLIQLKRERNLLCDVMKIMYCRQWFLDEAEPHVKRTLRRVGIDTRSLGTLRKKI, encoded by the exons ATGAATCGTCAGGATAATGTTGATGAATACATCGgcaaaagaaaaatgttttcaagaaATATGGAAAGCGTTAACGAAATTTCAGCAATTCCGTTAACTCGAGGAGAAAGGAATTATTTTCCTGACGGAGTTCTTCGATCACTCAACTTACACACACCGTCTGTTGTTCGTCGTCCCCAGTTCAATTACAAATTTACTTCAAATTGTCGAAGATTTGACAAAAGTGATAACAAATCACAAGAATTTGTAAACCACTCCGAAAAcgaattaaaattttgtagCGACAATACAAATGGCGTTAATTCTTATTCGAACCGTCGCGAAAAGAAAGAACGTTTTAGCCTACGAATGGCAGCTACAGCGGGAGCCTCTGGTGTAAGCAGCACGAATTTGGGTCCTGTTGTACCAAGACGTCCAAGTAACAATGGGAACATTACTTTTTACCGCGAGTCCGAAAAGTGGTTGTTTGAGGAAGATAGCTGccatgaaattataaaatcgatGTTGAATACATCGGACATCTACGAGAACATAATGCAGAAAAG GAAAACACATAAAGACGCAACGAAAGAGAAAGTGACaaaaaacaaagaaatcgaTTCCAAAGCAACAACTTCGGTTTCCGAATCGCTCAACTTGAGTGATTCAATTGACGTCACAAATCATGAATGTGAAGG ATTACAATCATCAATACATGAAAGAAATCAAGATAGCAGGCTTTCACAAGACACCGTGTTATCAAACAAAACAACCAGTTCGAATTCAACATCAGTAGCGTTGGATACAATTCCGAACACAGAGGCAGTCAACGATGCTGGAAATATAAAGAATATAGAAGGAAAAGAACAGAAGAAGCAATCGTCGTTTCAGGTGTTCGTCAGAATCCGTCCATTGGATGATACAGCACCAG ATACGATTACAACACGGCTCAGAAGTTTAACAGTTGAAAATGATAACCAACTACAATTATGTACAAGACCAAGTAAAGCAAAAGAAAGT AATGGTACGAAGCACCTCTTCACCTTTGCTCATGTGTTTCCAGAGAGCACTCCACAAAGAGAAGTTTTCGAAGTATCGGCTCAATCGCTTGTCAATGCTGTTTTAACA GGTCACCGAGCATGTGTTGTTTCGTATGGAATACCAAACACAGGAAAAAGTTACACATTGTATGGCAAAGCAACAAGTGGAAAACATAGAGGAATTATCATGCGAACGATGGAATCCATGTTGAACA TTGTGAACAATGACACAGCTGAAAACACCTCTTATGACATCACAACATCATTTCTCCAACTGTACAACGAGAAATTCTATGATCTCCTG GATCCATCGAAATCAGATGGACTCAAGATTCAAGAGAATGGAGATATGACATCGATTGAAGGATCTACTCAAATAACAGTCAAAACAGCTGATGACGTCAGCAAGCAGTTAAGAAGAAGTCCAAACAGAA tGAGAGATGCTGGGAGTCGAAGTCATACCATATTCACTGTAAGAATAAGAAAAGAAGAAATGATGACAGCGGGAGATAACGATGATGCAGCGGAAGAAAGTGTCAAAGTAACTGAAGGAGAAATGAGATTCGTTGACTTGGTCGGAGTTGAAAGG TCTGTGAAGCATGCTACGTACGAGTCACCGGCAGTCGGAAGCGCTGaggcaaaaacagtgaaatcaCTACAGCTATTCGCGAATTTAGTCGTATCACTTGCAAACGATAAAAATGCAGTAGTTGGATACAG AGACTCGAAGTTAACAAGATTATTGCGCAACGCCCTTGGTGGAGACTGCACAACGAGAATGATTGTGACAACTTCGCCGTGTCCTAATCTAGCTCACGAAACGCTCAGTTGTCTGCAATTTGCTCAGAAAGCGTGTCAAGTCATCAATCACCCGTTACCAAGAGTCGATATTGTAAACAGGAGAAAG AAAACTGATACACCGGAATCACCAGATcccaaaaatgaagaaaaacttgaacaaaataaaaaactatccCATCTATCATCAACACCAAGTTCGTCACCTTGCAATAAACTTCCTCCGATTCACACAAGTCCCGACGAACGTCGACTGAGCGTGAGTGCGGAAGGTTTAATTCAAACTACACAGGAGGAAACGTTCAAGACAAATTCATCGAGGCCGGGTAGCGCGACATCTTCTGACATTTACAAACATCGGGAACATGGTTCGCCCCTGAGCAGATCCACTACTCCTTCTTCTGGAGTATTTTCATCTCCTTCGCCATCTAACGACAGAAAAAATTTGACACCGGATGGCCTACTTTATATGCAAGTAAAGTCACCTGAAGCAGGGAACAAAGTACTGTCTCTACCTGTTTTGAGTTCGTCTGGAACTGGACAAATAATCACACATCAGACTGGACAGAATACTAAATCTAACGAG cGTCTTGCAACAAAGACGTCCCCGGGTGAAGTGAATAGCAGACGTGCGAGTCGACGACAGAAACCACACGAGAAACTAGCTAAGAAACTTTCGGGTGGAACCCCGCAAACCGACTTTGCATCTACAATACAACCAGCTGCAGAACATATAATCAACGGAGAAATTGGATTTGTGAATGTGCAGTCAAGCCCGGCAAACCGTAAGGTTTCATTGACAAATTCCAAAGAACCAGAAGTTGCCATGGTACAAGTGTTGGGTCAAATGGCTCCTGAACGAGAAAAATCTTGTTGCGTGGTTTGCAAAAGTCGAGAAGAAAAGATCAAAGCAGATTACGACAGAATGATTTTGTTCTCTAAAAAAGACAGa GATGACAAGCACGCAAAAATAGAAGAATTGCATCAAGAaattaaaaagttaaaaaatgaAACAGCTTCTATGAATACAATAAGAGCGCTGGAGGAAGAGAGGTCACAAGATAAAATTGCAAAA GAAATTCAAGGCAAGGAGATTGTCCGTCTTGAAAGTCTCGTCGAAACATTGAAATTGAAACTGTTGGGAATGGTAAACAGCAGCGAAGTTACAACATTGCAAGATTTGAGAAGAAAAGATCATCAAACTATT gATAAATTGAAAAGCGAAATTGATACAATCAAGCTCCAAATGAAAGAAGAATCAGAGAAACACAAGAgagaaattataaataaaaacgaaacaaTTAAAAGGGTGGAACGAGAAATGAACCAACTTCGAAAAGAAGTAACAGATAAA GAAAAAGCGTTGCTGGAGGTCAAAAAACAACACGAAGAAAGGGTAGTTGTTGCATCAGTAGAATTGCAGAAAATACAGGCTCGACATGAATCAATTATTAATGAATTTACTTTAAAACTTGCCAACTCTGCAAAGGAAATAACTAAATTGAAAGAGTCGGAAACTAAGATGTTTAAACAAAGACAAGATGAACGA GATAACTTGGAGCGTGAACTTGCACTCGCGAAACAAAACGCATCACACGCACAAGCAGAATTGAAAATTGCACAAGGAAAAATAATTTCACTCGAAAGAGAACAAAGAATGACAAAATCTTCAGGATTCAACCCAATGACAAGTTCAAGGCATTCTCTGAGAAGAAATATGGATTTCAGAGACACAGGAACAGCCATGTCAAATTCCCCGGATTTAGAAAGAG ATGGAGCATGCGTAAGTTGCGGACGACAGTTGAATCGTCAAGACTTCTCTACCGATATCAACAGAGATGAAGAATTACGTATATTGTTGCTGCAAGATGCAAGGAACAGAGAAGTTCTGATTCAATT AAAACGAGAAAGAAATCTTTTATGCGACGTTATGAAGATAATGTATTGTCGTCAGTGGTTTTTAGACGAAGCAGAGCCACATGTGAAACGAACTTTAAGAAGAGTTGGCATCGATACCAGATCTCTCGGCACTTTGAGGAAAAAAATCTGA